A single window of Rhodococcus jostii RHA1 DNA harbors:
- the pgeF gene encoding peptidoglycan editing factor PgeF, protein MSSPSAPDFRVRRVVTTRAGGHSVAPYDTFNLGDHVGDDPAAVEANRRRLADNIGVAFDHLIWMEQIHSRNVTVVDGPTDVPVPATDALVTTVPGLALATLSADCVPVLLSDDEAGVIAAVHAGRIGARIGIVPRVLDVMVEQGARIDRIGAFLGPAASGRQYEVPAAMQADVEKFLPGSATRTVKGTPGLDLRAGLRKQLLDAGVAGVAEDPRCTIEDRTLFSHRREAPTGRLAAVIWMDTGQDSV, encoded by the coding sequence TTGAGTTCACCGTCCGCCCCCGATTTCAGGGTTCGCCGGGTCGTCACCACCCGTGCCGGAGGGCACTCCGTCGCGCCGTACGACACGTTCAACCTCGGTGATCACGTCGGCGACGATCCGGCCGCGGTGGAGGCGAACCGGCGTCGACTGGCAGACAACATCGGCGTGGCCTTCGACCACCTGATCTGGATGGAGCAGATCCACAGTCGGAACGTGACCGTGGTCGACGGGCCCACCGACGTGCCGGTGCCCGCCACGGACGCACTGGTGACGACGGTTCCTGGGCTCGCACTCGCGACCCTCAGTGCCGACTGCGTCCCGGTGCTGTTGTCCGACGACGAGGCCGGGGTGATCGCCGCCGTCCATGCCGGCCGTATCGGCGCCCGCATCGGCATCGTTCCGCGGGTGCTCGACGTCATGGTCGAGCAGGGTGCACGGATCGACCGGATCGGCGCATTCCTGGGTCCGGCGGCGAGCGGCCGACAGTACGAGGTCCCCGCGGCGATGCAGGCCGACGTCGAGAAGTTCCTTCCCGGCAGCGCCACCCGCACCGTCAAGGGAACCCCCGGCCTCGACCTGCGGGCCGGCCTGCGGAAGCAACTGCTCGATGCGGGTGTCGCGGGGGTGGCGGAGGATCCGCGCTGCACCATCGAGGACCGGACACTGTTCAGTCATCGCCGGGAGGCCCCGACCGGTCGGCTCGCGGCGGTCATCTGGATGGATACTGGGCAAGACAGCGTGTGA
- the ftsZ gene encoding cell division protein FtsZ, producing MTPPHNYLAVIKVVGIGGGGVNAVNRMIEQGLKGVEFIAVNTDAQALLMSDADVKLDVGRELTRGLGAGADPEVGRKAAEDHKDEIEEVLKGADMVFVTAGEGGGTGTGGAPVVASIARKLGALTVGVVTRPFSFEGKRRGGQADTGIQSLRESCDTLIVIPNDRLLQLGDAAVSLMDAFRSADEVLLNGVQGITDLITTPGLINVDFADVKGVMSGAGSALMGIGSSRGEGRAIKAAESAINSPLLEASMEGARGVLLSIAGGSDLGLFEINEAASLVQEAAHIDANIIFGTVIDDSLGDEVRVTVIAAGFDGGAPARRPVESGAAGRSAIGAGRAGEVGQSADQQHSEPMSVTRETISSHQSPSSLPPLPGNGQSRAVPVSDEEGEDEVDVPSFMRR from the coding sequence ATGACGCCCCCGCACAACTACCTCGCCGTAATAAAGGTCGTCGGCATCGGCGGCGGCGGCGTGAACGCAGTCAACCGGATGATCGAGCAGGGACTCAAGGGAGTCGAGTTCATTGCCGTCAACACCGACGCGCAAGCGCTGCTGATGAGTGACGCCGACGTCAAGCTGGACGTCGGCCGGGAACTCACCCGCGGGCTCGGCGCCGGCGCGGATCCCGAAGTCGGCCGCAAGGCCGCAGAAGACCACAAGGACGAGATCGAGGAAGTCCTCAAGGGCGCCGACATGGTGTTCGTGACCGCAGGCGAGGGCGGCGGCACGGGTACCGGTGGCGCACCGGTCGTCGCGAGTATCGCACGCAAGCTCGGAGCCCTCACGGTCGGTGTCGTCACCCGGCCCTTCTCCTTCGAGGGCAAGCGCCGCGGCGGCCAGGCCGACACCGGCATCCAGTCGCTGCGCGAATCGTGCGACACCCTCATCGTGATCCCGAACGACCGCCTCCTGCAGCTCGGCGACGCCGCCGTCAGCCTCATGGACGCGTTCCGCAGCGCCGACGAGGTGCTGCTCAACGGTGTCCAGGGCATCACCGACCTCATCACCACCCCCGGTCTGATCAACGTCGACTTCGCCGACGTCAAGGGCGTCATGTCCGGCGCCGGTAGCGCGCTGATGGGCATCGGATCCTCGCGCGGCGAGGGCCGGGCCATCAAGGCCGCGGAATCGGCGATCAACTCTCCGCTGCTCGAGGCGTCGATGGAGGGTGCGCGCGGCGTGCTGCTCTCGATCGCCGGCGGCAGCGACCTCGGCCTGTTCGAGATCAACGAGGCGGCGTCGCTGGTGCAGGAGGCTGCCCACATCGACGCGAACATCATCTTCGGCACCGTCATCGACGATTCGCTCGGCGACGAGGTGCGGGTCACCGTCATCGCCGCCGGGTTCGACGGCGGCGCCCCCGCCCGCCGGCCGGTCGAGTCGGGCGCTGCCGGTCGCAGCGCCATCGGTGCCGGGCGCGCGGGCGAGGTCGGACAGTCGGCCGACCAGCAGCACAGCGAGCCGATGTCGGTGACCCGCGAGACGATCAGCTCCCACCAGAGCCCGAGCAGTCTGCCGCCGCTTCCGGGAAACGGTCAGTCCCGCGCGGTGCCGGTGTCCGACGAGGAGGGTGAAGACGAAGTCGACGTGCCCTCCTTCATGCGTCGTTGA
- a CDS encoding cell division protein FtsQ/DivIB, translated as MTRERRGRSERPDRPVRRDVQRSPRPRAAAGARATASDRTSSRRRTSTVTDPGTRRTRESASAARKSVVAETPRRPWYRRPAVMGAVSVVVVVALGLVAWFTPLLSVRKTDVAGAASISEEQIRQVLAVPQGQPLLRVDTEGAAQRVAAIPKVASARVQRVYPSTIRVTVTERVPVVFVDSPGGTHLLDAEAVDYEIAPPPPGVPRLVTGSPGWGDPSTEAAIEVLESMPPQLRGQVGQVAAKSISDISVTLLDGRIVVWGGTEKSERKAAVTLPLLTQPGQTYDVSSPDLPTVR; from the coding sequence ATGACGCGGGAGCGTCGGGGCCGGTCCGAGCGGCCGGACCGCCCTGTCCGCCGCGACGTCCAGCGCAGTCCGCGGCCGAGGGCTGCGGCCGGTGCCCGCGCGACGGCGAGCGATCGGACGTCCTCGCGTCGGCGCACCTCGACGGTCACCGACCCCGGAACACGACGCACCCGCGAATCGGCTTCGGCGGCACGGAAGTCCGTGGTGGCGGAGACACCGCGGCGGCCGTGGTACCGGAGGCCGGCGGTGATGGGCGCCGTCAGTGTCGTCGTGGTCGTGGCGCTCGGTCTCGTCGCCTGGTTCACGCCGCTGCTGTCGGTGCGGAAGACTGATGTCGCGGGGGCGGCGTCGATCTCCGAGGAGCAGATTCGCCAGGTGCTGGCGGTGCCACAGGGGCAGCCATTGCTGCGTGTCGACACGGAGGGCGCGGCTCAGCGGGTGGCCGCGATCCCGAAGGTGGCGTCCGCGCGCGTCCAGCGGGTGTACCCGTCCACCATCCGGGTCACGGTAACCGAGCGGGTGCCCGTCGTGTTCGTCGACAGCCCCGGCGGCACCCATCTGCTCGACGCGGAGGCCGTGGACTACGAGATCGCACCGCCGCCGCCCGGGGTGCCGCGTCTGGTGACGGGGTCGCCGGGGTGGGGCGACCCGTCGACGGAGGCGGCGATCGAGGTGCTGGAGTCGATGCCGCCTCAGTTGCGCGGTCAGGTGGGACAGGTTGCCGCGAAGTCGATTTCGGATATCTCGGTGACGCTGCTCGACGGCCGGATCGTGGTGTGGGGCGGTACGGAGAAGTCCGAGCGCAAGGCTGCGGTCACCCTGCCGCTGCTCACCCAGCCCGGGCAGACGTACGACGTGTCGAGCCCCGACCTGCCGACGGTGCGGTGA
- the murC gene encoding UDP-N-acetylmuramate--L-alanine ligase yields the protein MTDLPAELERVHMVGIGGAGMSGIARILLARGGQVSGSDAKESRGVLALRARGAQVRIGHDAGALDLLPGGPTVVVTTHAAIPKDNPELVEAARRGIPVILRPAVLASLMQGHRTLLVSGTHGKTSTTSMLVVALQHCGFDPSFAVGGELNEAGTNAHHGSGDVFVAEADESDGSLLQYEPDVVVVTNVEADHLDYFGSTEAYIQVFDDFAARLSPGGLLVACLDDPGSAALAQRVAARGLPGVRVLGYGSAEDADGAFASVDGVEVGARLLSFEARDVGGVLQFQLAGEQSPRTVRMGVPGRHMALNALAALLAAREAGADVDEILEGIAGFGGVHRRFQFTGREHGVRVFDDYAHHPTEVRAVLGAAADLVRQPHEADRRESEDSVRSGKVIVVFQPHLYSRTATFAEEFGHALDLADEVVVLDVYGAREEPLPGVSGALVALSVSKPVHYQPDLSQAPRQVAALASPGDVVITMGAGDVTMLGNQILDALRAAPHHHPSR from the coding sequence ATGACCGACCTGCCCGCGGAGTTGGAACGAGTCCACATGGTCGGGATCGGCGGCGCCGGAATGTCCGGAATTGCGCGGATCCTGCTGGCCAGGGGAGGGCAGGTGTCCGGATCGGACGCCAAGGAGAGCCGCGGCGTCCTCGCCCTGCGTGCCCGCGGCGCGCAGGTCCGCATCGGCCACGACGCCGGCGCGCTCGACCTGCTGCCCGGCGGCCCGACCGTCGTGGTCACCACCCACGCCGCCATCCCGAAGGACAACCCGGAACTGGTGGAGGCGGCCCGGCGCGGGATTCCCGTGATCCTGCGACCCGCGGTGCTGGCATCGCTGATGCAGGGGCACCGCACCCTGCTGGTGTCCGGCACCCACGGCAAGACGTCGACCACGTCGATGCTGGTGGTGGCGCTGCAACACTGCGGTTTCGATCCGTCGTTCGCGGTCGGCGGCGAACTCAACGAGGCCGGAACCAACGCGCACCACGGCAGCGGCGACGTGTTCGTCGCGGAGGCCGACGAGAGCGACGGTTCGCTGCTCCAGTACGAACCGGACGTCGTCGTCGTCACCAACGTCGAAGCCGACCACCTCGACTACTTCGGCAGCACCGAGGCGTACATCCAGGTGTTCGACGATTTCGCGGCCCGTCTGTCGCCTGGCGGTCTGCTCGTCGCCTGTCTCGACGATCCGGGGTCCGCGGCGCTCGCGCAGCGGGTGGCGGCGCGGGGGCTGCCCGGTGTGCGGGTGCTGGGATACGGCAGCGCCGAGGACGCGGACGGGGCCTTCGCTTCGGTCGACGGCGTCGAGGTCGGCGCGCGACTGCTGAGTTTCGAGGCCAGGGACGTCGGCGGAGTACTGCAGTTCCAGCTGGCCGGGGAGCAGTCGCCGAGGACGGTCCGCATGGGTGTGCCCGGCAGGCACATGGCGCTCAACGCGCTGGCCGCTCTCCTCGCCGCCCGGGAGGCAGGCGCCGACGTGGACGAGATCCTCGAAGGCATCGCCGGATTCGGGGGAGTGCACCGCCGGTTCCAGTTCACCGGCCGCGAGCACGGGGTCCGCGTGTTCGACGACTATGCGCATCACCCGACGGAGGTGCGTGCCGTGCTCGGCGCCGCCGCCGATCTGGTGCGCCAGCCCCACGAGGCCGACCGCCGCGAGTCCGAGGACTCGGTGCGCAGCGGGAAGGTCATCGTGGTGTTCCAGCCCCACCTGTATTCCCGCACAGCAACATTCGCGGAAGAGTTCGGGCACGCCCTGGATCTCGCCGACGAGGTCGTGGTCCTCGACGTGTACGGCGCGCGGGAAGAACCTCTCCCGGGCGTCAGCGGCGCCCTGGTCGCGCTGTCGGTGTCGAAGCCGGTGCACTACCAGCCCGACCTGTCGCAGGCACCGCGGCAGGTCGCGGCACTCGCATCCCCCGGGGACGTGGTGATCACCATGGGTGCCGGTGACGTGACGATGCTCGGCAACCAGATCCTCGACGCTCTGCGTGCGGCTCCGCACCACCACCCGTCGCGATGA